The DNA sequence CTGCATTAAAGAACACACGTCCCTGACTCTCATCCAGAAAATGATGCGTTTCCACGACCGCAACGCCGCCTGAAATTTCCAGGCGGTCGCCACTGGTCTCTCCTCCACCACCGCCGTCAAAGTAGATTCCATCCTCAGGTGCAAAAATGCCACCCGCGGGATTGTTGATGATCAGCTGATCGTCCCCTTCAAATCCGTAGAACTCCAGGTATGAGATACTGAAAAAGTTGACGACAGGACCAGCGTTCAACTGATAGGAACCAGAGTTATTATCGCTGGCAGTAATAGTCAGCACATCTTCGCCTGAAGTCCCCTTAATCATCAGATGCGCGGGGTCAGGCACACTGAATCCCGCTTCCAGGTTTTCGATGCCTGTGACATAGATACTCTGATATCCGCCTGCATAATCCAACCGCGCATTCTCGCTGTCGTAATCAAGATATGCACCGTCGATCGGTTCATTATAAAAGAGTGTGTCACCGGGGGTAGCCGGCGATAATCCATTGACGGTAATTTCGGACTCGAGACTGGGAGTGATGTAAAAAGCATCCGAATTGACGCCGCCATAAACGGAGGTGCCGTCTGCGGAATGAGTCTGCCCCCACAGTTCGACGGCAATATTCGCATTGTCCGCGACCATGTTCTTGGCTTCCAGTCCCACGCCCCCGGTCAGCGCGATCAACTGGGCTCCTTCTTCCACCAGAATATCATCGTCTGCAACGAGGCTCACACCAAACGGACTGTCCTCCGATTTCACAATCACGCCAGCCCGAATGGTAATATCACCACCGGCGTAGAGACTGAGTGAGGTCCCCGTCTGAATCGATTCCCGGACATCCAGTGAACCCGTCGTATTGACATAAATGGTACTGTTCCTGGCGTAAATCCCGGTCAGGTCACCAGCGTCTCCGATCACAAGATCCCCCGTGTTTTGAACCTGCACAAAGCCTACCGCGGCAACCTCGAGATAACCCACCTGAGTCTCCATTGAATTCGTTGAAGATCCACTCAGGATCACAGCCCGTGCAGCCGTAATGTTATTACTGGAGCCATTGTTATCGATAATGGAAGCGCTGGCATCGATCCAGACATCTCCTGTAGTTATGATCTCACCCAGGTTGAGACCAGTCGACTCAAAGTAAATATCTCCATCTCCGGTATTCAACGACGTTGTGCTATCCGTAAAAATCGAAGCGGCTTCGACATGCACGTTTCCGGTGGTCGTGACATTCTCACCAAAAGTGGCTCGATTGACGTGCAGCTCCAGATCACCACTACCCAGGTCGAGTGAGTTCCCGAATTCAACCCAGTCATCGCCGCGCGTTTCGGTAATGATCAGGTCGGCAGTCGCATCCTGTCCCACGGAATTTATGTTGACATAATCCAGCCCGGCACCGCTGTTCAGAATCAGGGTTATGGAGGGAATCTGTAAGACCCTCAATTCCGGACCGGAACCGGAAATCACTTGAAATCCACCGCTCGCGTCCGCGTTAAAATCAATCGTCTGTGTGTCATTGTCATAATTCAGATCAAGGTGGGCCGTCGCCACATCCCAGATCATCCGATCCTGGTGCGAATAGAATAGAAAATCCAGGTCGAATTCATTCAAACGCACCCAGCCTGACTGGGATCCTTCCATCCAGGAGGAAAGGGAGTCTGCAGACCCGCTCAGGATAATCGTATCATCACCCGAGCCATCGTCACCGTCGTAGTCAATTCTGAGCCCTGCTGCAGCCAGGGATGTATCCAGGGTGACCTGTTCGTTTCCTGCTCCACCCGTCAGATAAATGGTGCTGCCCGTCAGCATGGATAACGACACGGCAATCGTCTGCGCATCGATCTGTTCTCCGCCAACTGGCGCTGTAATCAGGTCGTCGACCACACTCACGATCAGCTGCCCCCCACTGATCGTCATCGACAGGTCCGAATCGGAAACCGTCTGATGGTCGATCAGCAAATCGCCGTTCACGATCTGGGTGATAAAGTCAATCACGGGAGGAAAACCAAACACATAGGCGCTGCCGGTATCGGTTGCACCGTGGTCGTGCAGCGGAGCACCGCTGACAATTGTCTCTCCATCAATGGCGATCGTGGAACCATAGCCACTGCCGGTTTCAGTATCGGCAGCAATCAGTGACTCCTCATCAGCCGTACTCCAGCCCAGCGAACCTTCAAACAGGTATGCCGCCCCGGTACTCCCATTGCTCAGAGGATCTCCCACAACCAGGCTCATACCCGCGATGGAGACAGCCGCTCCGAAACCACCTGAGTCCGTCGAATTGGGATATTCGCTGGCTCGCAGTTTCTCGACGATATTCCAGCTTTGTGAACCGTCCAGAATCGACACCGACCCGCCATACGTATCGCCGGCTGCACCAACGGCGGCGTAGCGATCATCGATATCAACGGCGCTGCCCAGATCGGAACCTGTAGTCCCTGACAGTTTCTTGATTTCTCCCCAGGTATCATCCGCAATACCGGCGCCATTTGAACTTCGTTCGAACAGATAAGCGGCCCCCTTGCCTTGATCCTGCACCGCACCAGCGATAATGGTTGTTTCATCCTGACTGATCGCCACGGCTGACCCCAACCAGGCATCAGCAGAAGCATCACCGGCTTTCAATTGATCGATTGAGACCGTCGCCCAATCGTCGTCTGTCGTAAAGACATAGACGGCGCCTGACGACGCAGCGGCCCCATACGAATCCAGTTGTGCCCCCACTACAACAGTATTGCCTTTGAGGTCCACAGCCAATCCAAAGTCTTCCGCCGCATCGTTCGCCAATGCTACAGGACGCGAGAGGGTCGCCAGAGCATCCCAGGTATCATCACTCAGATTTGAGGCAGTTCCCTGTTCATTACGTCTGAAAAGATAGGCCGATCCAAACGTATCTCCCTCGTCTGCTCCGATCGCTCCGATCAACAGTGTATCACCATCAATGGCGACAGACGTTCCGAACAGATCCTGATCTGTATTATCTGCACGAGGTGAAACGAGTGTCGAATGATAGTCCCAGCTGTCATCGGTCTGATCATCAGGCGTGCCTGAGTCATTGCGGGTATATAGTGTGACGGCTCCCGCATTATCAATTCCCGCCGGATCTGCATTGGGGATGCCTACGACCAGCCAGTCCCCGGAAACAGCAACCGCAGATCCAGACTGATCCGTATCTAAGGGGGCGAGCGCTGCATCTGGCAGAAGTTCCCCCTGAAACACGCTGGTCAAGAGAGTTCGGTCTTCCAGTAGCTCAATACAATTGATCTGCCGGGCAGAAGAATCAGTCACTGTCTGACGTATGTTCCGGCGATGACGACGGCGAACTGACGGGCGATTAGATGAACGCGCTGAAATCGCCTGCAGCCAGTGGGTCAGAAACATCTCATTCACTCCGCTCTGCAATGTATAGAGGACAGCCCCGTAGATTCCCTGATGGGATTTTCCCTGTATTATTGATGTGCCAGGTCGTGAACCTGATGGGCCCTGTCTCCCCATGCAGACTGAATGTCTGACATTGGATTCACTTAACTAACATACATGATTTACAAGTCATAAAACAATGACAAAAACAGACGAACGGACGATTAAAGCAGATCAGTTTCCATCCAGCAGTGTTTTACTGCATAATCAAGATTTTTGACGTTAGATAAATCAGCATAGCCTCTTCCAAAATAAAAATAGCCCCCGGAAACCTGAGTTTCCGGGGGCCTGTCGGGACTGTTTGTAACTGGACTATTCTATTAGTCCAGCAGCGGGTTGTCTCCGCCGGCGATACCGCTGAAGAAGTCGTCGATTTCGTCTGCACTCGGCAGACGACGTTCGGAGACGTCCAGCGACTCGCTCATCAGGGTACCGTCTGAGTCCAGGTCTTCCAGACCCAGCGTGTGACCCAGCTCGTGCATTACGACTGTCAGCAGATCCATCTGACCGAAGGCGTCGCTGCCGGAACCGGCCAGCAGGCTGCCATCCAGCAGTGTGAACTCGCTGCTGTCCAGCGGCGTTCCATCGACGAACCAGCCGTAACCGGCGGCGTTGACGTCGATCAGAACCGTTGTACCTGAAGCACCACCGAGCATTGCATCCGGCAGGTCGGTCAGTACGAAGTTCACCGAACCCAGCAGTTCCAGCTGAGCATCGCTCAACCCTGCTGTTTCCCAGTAGCTCAGGGCCGCATCCACGACCGAGTCCAGGTCGGACTGGGTGATCGATGGAGCCGCAGTGCTGCTCACACCGGCGGCCGCCATCAGTGCTCCGACCCGCTGGATGCGGATCGCATCGGCATTGATCGCCCCATTGGCCGGGCCGTTGTCACTCAGGGTCACGGTGATCGAACCACCGGGTGCCACCACAACCGCGGCCGTCAGGATCTCCCAGTTGAAGCCATCGGCGGCGAAGTCATTCGGTGCAACCCGCTGGTTGACCACGACGGGTCCCACGCCGGCAACATTGTACTCGGCATTCGTGGCCCGTAACGGGTCATTCAGCCAGGTCGCAGAGACGGTGTAGGTTCCGGCGGTCAGGTTCGTGAAGTCCCAGGTCGCCGTTCCGCTCTGACCCAGGTTCAGTCTCTGGGCATCACTTTCGAAGTAACGGGCATCGTAGAACAGGGTGTTCCAACTGCCGGTGCTGCTGTAACCCACATCACCATTGTCGATCAGCACCACATCCGTCATTTCGGCGGTGATGTTGAACGTGAAGGGGTTCTCATCGCTGTCGTTCGTGGCGATTGAGACCGGACCAGCAACCACACCGGCGGCGCCGGTGCTGTTGAATGAGATCTCGAAGGTCGTCGACTGACCGGCGAACAGAGTCGTCGTGCCCAGCGGAGACGAGACGGTGTACTCGCCCGATCCTGGCAGAGTGATGGCTCCCAGGTTCAGCGTGTTGGTCCCCGTATTGGTAATCGTGAAGGTCTGCGACAGGGTTTCGCCGAAGAAGGCGGTGCCCAGATCGATGCTGCTCACGCCGCTGGTCAGGGCCGTGGCCCCGGCTGCGACGTCGATTTCCGGAGCCGTGAGCCCGGGTGGAATCAGTTCCAGCCGCATGGCGTCGGCAGCCAGGTTGCCGTTCGCACCGTCGTCCGAGATGGTGACCGTCAGCGTGTTGCCGGCAGCCACCTGGAAGTTACCCAGTTCCTGCCAGATCGAGCCGTCGGCACTGAAGCCCTGCGGGTAGAACCGCTGGTCCAGTGAGACCGTGATCGGTCCCCCTTCGATGCCCGCGATCGTGATCTGGGCATTGGACGCGTATCCGCTGTGGTTCAGCCAGTGCGAGGCCACCTGATAAGTGCCGGCGCCCAGATTCTCGAACGTCCAGGTCGCCGTGTTGGTGCCCGGCAGGTCGCCGCCCAGCAGCACGTCCTGGTCCCGCTGGAAGTATTGCGTGTCGTCACCCCAGGTCCGCACTTCACGATTCCAGGCAGCGCCACTGGTACTGTAACCAAAGTCACCGTTGTCGATGATCATCGAGTCCGCAGCCGAACCGCTGACCGTGAAGTTGAAGGGATTCTCAACCGCCAGATCGCCTCCGAAGCTGACCATTCCACTGAAGCTGCCGCCGATGCTGGCGTCCATCTGCAGGGTGAAGGTCGTCGAATCCCCGGGGGCCAGGTTCGTATCCCCGAAGCCGGAGACCAGGCTGAACCCGGTTGGAACATTGATCGGCCCCAGGGCCATGTTCCGTTCGCCGAAGTTCGTTACGGTGAAGGTCTTGACCACGGGAGCACCGATGATCGTATCTTCGAAGTCCACGGCACCGCTGTCTTCCACGGTTCCGCCATCCACTTCGACCTTGATCACCGGATCAACCACCCGGATGATCCGGATTTCATCGGCGTAGACAATACCGTTGGCATCGTCGCTCAGCACCACCGTCATGTGATTATCGTTGATCACAACAGGATCACCAATGTATTCCCACCAGGTGCCATCATCCAGGAAGTCGTTCGAACTGCCCTGATGACTGACCCGGTAAGTGGCGACCGGGGTCGCATCCGAGAAGATGGTGTACGGAGCGTTGGTTGCAGCAGCCCGTCCGTAAGGGCTCACGTCCGGATGGACGTACCAGTGGGCTACGACCTGATAGCGGCCAGGTTCCACGTCGAAGTCCCAGAATGCACGACTGGTACCGGTTCCGCCCACGTAAGGCACTCCCGTATACAGGAACTCCGGATCACCCACGACACCCGGAATGTGCTCATTCCAGGTCCCCGTGGCATCGAATGTTGCGTCGTTGATGCCTACGGTTGCCGGTCCGGCGGCACCCGTTACCGTGAAGTTGTAAGGATTTTCATCCGCGTCACCCGTGGTGAACGAGATTTGACCGAAGGTCGAACCGGTGGTCCCGCCGTCAAACTGGATGGTGAAGGTCACCGAACCGAAGCCGGGAATGTTCACAGGCACGGTATCTGTTCCGAACGGGGAAGCAGGATCGATGCTGAACCCGGGTGGGAACTCAATCAGACCGGTCACATCGACCGGATCCGCGGAGAGGTTCGTCACGGTAAAGGTTTTGGAGACCGGAATGCCGGGGATCGTCGTACCGAAGTCGACCACGCCCGTGTCATCGTCGACGACATTGCCGTCCACGGTGACTTCCAGGTCGGGAGTCGGCAGGTATTCAATCCGGACCGCATCGGCGATCACGCCGTTGGCCAGGTCGAAGGTATCCCGCGGGATACTGCTGGCATCGTTGGTCAGGGTCACCGTCAGGGTGCCGCCAACCACTTCGAAGGAGGTATTCAGGTCGAACCACGCAGCCCCGTTGTCAGCGAAGGTGGACGGAATCAGGGTCTGGTTCACATCAATATCAAAGGTACCGGCTCCACCGTCCAGTGAGTACGGCGCGTCGGTCACTCGGTTGTACAGGGCCGACCAGGTTGTGGAGACCCGGTAGAAACCGTCGGCCAGACCGGTGAAGGTCCAGGTTGCGGTGTCAGTCCCGGCCGGAGGCGGAATGAAACCCGGCTGGTTGGGAATTGCCCCCGCGATGTCCCCTTCGAAGCCGGCACTGCCCCGGTTCACGCCCGAGTCATACAGTTCGAAGCCGGCGGTGGCCGAGAAGTCGGCATCGCCGTTGTCGATGATCACGACGTTAGAGACCTGACCGTGCAGCAGCAGGTTGAAGGTCGCTTCATCCACGTCGTTGGTGTCGAACGAGAACAGCCCCGAGCGATCGCCGAAGGAGTCGGAATCCATGGTGATCTCGAAGCTGATCGTATCGCCGGCGGCCACACTCTGAGCGACCAGCGTCGTCGTGAATCCGGCAGGAATCACGATGTTGCTGATGTCCAGAGCAGCAGAACCGGTGTTGGTGATCTCGAAGGTCCGGGTCAGGTCGGTCAACAGTTCGGTGGTGCCGAAGTCGATGCCGCCCGGATGACCGTCGACCAGGATGCTCGGCGGTGCCGGGGCGTCGGTCACGTCGGTCAGCTGGACTTCCGGACCGGCGGAGACCCGCTCGATGCGAACCGCATCAGCAGTGATCAGGCCGTTGGCCAGGTTGGTCAGCATCACGGTCAGCGTCCGGCTGTTGACAGTGAACGTTCCCAGGTCTTCCCAGAGAGCACCGTCGGCCAGGAAGTCGTCGGGAGCGATCTGCTGATTCAGATCGAAGGTGCCCAGGTTGATCGCCGTGGTGGTAATGTCATTGCGGGATCCGTCGAACACGGTAAACGGTGCATCGCTGGCCATCTGCGGAATCACAAATGGATTCTCCGAAGCCGGCCAGGTAACCGAGACGCGGTATACGCCCGGGGTCAGACCGTAGAATTCCCAGAAGGCGGCGGCATCACCGTAGTGGACGGGATCCACCAGCTGCGACTGCACGGTGTGAATGTCGTCTGCATAGCCAACACCCGTGGTGATCGCTGCGGTGCCTGCCGGATGATAAGGCCAGTCCCCGCTCAGCGAGAAGCCCAGGTCGCCGTTGTCGACGATCGTGGCTGGATTGTCTTCGAACGGGGTCACTTCTTCGAAGTTGAGGTACTGGACGGTACCTACACCGTCGGCCGTCAGAGAGTAGCCGGTGTCGATCACGGCCTGTCCCTTGGCGTCGAAGTCCAGGATGTCAAAGCCACCCCGTCCGTCGGCTGAACGCAGGACCGGAGGTCCGTCGATCGGGAAGTTGCCGTCCTGGGAGAGTGGATCGATGAAGATGTAGTCGTCGAATTCACTGCCAACCACGTTTTCCATGAAGCTGGGGTTCGTGTCCGGCTGTTCGGGCTGCAGCTGACGCTGCTCGACCGTGTTCCCCCGAAGACGTCCTGCGGGGTGTTGATGATATCGACGTCGAAGACGATGCCTGCACTGGCGAAGCGGAAGTCGACTGTGTCGTTGCCGTGGATGTCGGTGATCACGTCGGCACTGCCGCCGGCCCCCGGTTCCATCAGGAACACATCGTTGCCGCCGTTACCACTGCCAACTAAGTAACCGCCGCCGTCCAGGTTGTCGCTACCCAGGCCGTCACCCAGGATGTTGTGATCGTTGTCGCCGGTGATATTGTCGTTGCCGTCACCACCGAAGACGTTTTCGATGCTGTTGTCGTCATCGCCACCACCGGTGCCGGCCACCAGGCCGCCGTTGATGTTTGTAGCGGTGCCGGCGAACAGGTCGACGGTCACGCCCGTGGTGTAGTCCCGGTAATCCAGACTGTCGTTACCGGCGTCGCCGTCCAGGGTACCGGTCAGGCCGGCCCCGTCGCTGAGATCGAAGCGATCGTCCTGGGTCCCCCCGATCAGGTTCTGGAAGTCGGTGAAGTCCAGACGCTCTTCCGGTGGAGTCGCAATCGCGTCACCGGGCAGCGTCGGCCGGCCGCTGGCCAGGTTGTTGCGTTCGGCGATAATGAAACCTTCATCGTTGGCCGTGATGCCCCAGTAGTTATTCAGGTTCGGGCCTTCCAGCGTGTCGCTGTTGGCTGAACCGACCAGATCGTTGATGTTGTCGAAGCCGGTTCCGCCACCGCCGGTGCCCAGGATGCTGCCGTTGAGCTCATAGCCCTGGAATCCGTCCAGGCTGCCCAGGCCGGCCAGCTGCACATGCACGGCGTTCGAGTAAGTGGTGTAGTCGATGGTGTCGATGTCCCCACCCCCGTTGATGAAGCCCCGCAGCACATAGTTGCTGTCGAAGAAGAATTCATCGTTGCCGGCCTGCCCGTTGAGTACGGTGTTGACGAGGCTTGGTGTGCTGTTCTGCAGGTTGAAGTCGTCATCACCGCCTGCACCGTTGATCGTGACGGTATCCAGATCTTCCTGCAGTCCCAGGTTGACGTTGATCGTGTCGTCGCCGTCGGTGCCGGTGATGTTCAGATCGTCGATGTTGGCATAAGTCACATCAGTGCCGGCAGAGCTGGAGATTCCGTCCACGGTCGTCGAGGTGACTTCGAACGTGTCACCGGTGACGTCGCCGCTATCGACGATATTCAGCGTGTCGTTTCCGCCTTCACCATCCACATCCAGGGCCGCGAAGATGTTGTCCACCGTGCTTCCGGCATCGAAGATCTGGAACAGATCGTCGCCCAGGCCCCCCAGCAGGCTGACGCTGGTGACACCCGCGGGTGTGCTGCGGATACGGATGGTATCGTTGGATACATCGTCAGCCGCAAACACGTCGTCGGCATCCAACTCGACATTGGTGAGCGTCGTGGCGGAGTCGAGGGCGATCAGATCGATCAGCTCAGCGCCGGTTCCCGAAATGACCTGCAGGTCGGTAAAGTCCTCAAACAACAGAGCGGTGAAACCGCCGTTACCGGTGATCTGGGAGACGCCGTCACCGGCTCCGCCGGCATCGTTGATGTTGATGCCGGTCGTGTCGGGTGTGGAAGAAGCGTCGACTCGCAAGCCACCACCAGTTCCCGAACCGGAAAGGCCGACCCCTTCGATGTTGGCAAAGGAGAGTCCCAGGTCGATGTCGGTGTCACCCACAGCAGCGGCACCAATGTTACCACTGCCCAGACCGTCGATCACATCCGAGAAGTAACCGGCGTTGTGATCGGTGATGAAGTTCACATTGATCGCGTCGGCGCCGTTCTTACCGTCGTAGTGAATCGTGATGTCGTTCACGTCGTAGTCAGTAGGAGGGAACTCACCTTCCAGGAACGTTTCCGCAGCCAGGTTCAGGTGTGCCCCGTTGGAACCGGGGATACCCATAGGAGCAGCAGTTGCGAAGAACGGCAGGCCACCCGCGGTTTCGTTGATGTTCAACGTATCGTCGTCGTCCGACCCCAGTACGGTGAAGGAGAGAATATCCGCATCAGCGCCGGTGAAGAAGTTGCTGCCATTGATGTCGATCAGCAGGTTTGTGCCGCCGGCATCCAGACCAACGTCGATCGTGTCGTCGGAAGCATCTTCGAACCCGGAGAACAACATGTCCAGCACCAGGTGATAGGCACCAGCCAGGGTATTCACATCCTCAATGCTGCTGTAGCTGACAGGCAGTTCGGTATCGGGAGCCAGGAAGTTAAACGTGCCTGAACCTGGTGCTCCTCCCAGAACCAGCGCGGGATCGGTCACACCACTGAGATCAATATTCAGCGTGTCCCCGGGAACCGCCGGTAGAGTCGGATCTCCGCCTACAACAGTAATCGTGGATGTGCTGCTGGGCAGGATGTTGAACGTGTCATCGTCATCACCGCCGGTCACCGTCGTTCCCCCGGGGGCGGAAATACCACCGACCAGATCAACGGTCCCCCCCACGGCATCCGGATCGCCGACACTTGGATCGACGAAGATTCCAATGGTTGTCGCGGCATTGATCTGGGAGGTTGCATCCATGGTGAAGTCATCACCGGCTGTGAGAACTACATCGGCCCCGCTTGACTCAACGGTTACACCAGCATTGATGGTCAGGTCGTCACCAGCGAGTGCTGAATCTCCGGCCGTCAGTGTAACAGTGCCCGAACCAGACACATTGCTGGCCACAGTCAGCGGGCTCGCAGCAGAGATCCGAATTAATCCAGTGGGAGCATTCACTCCAGACAAACCATCGACAGTCCCGATTTCGAGAGCTCCCGTGTTACTGATAAAGACATCTCCACCAGTGGTCAATGCCGACAGGCGTGAGACTGCCAGATCCAGATCCAGCAGAGCGTTCGCCGGATCCCCAATATCTCCGGCAGCACGCAATGCCAGTTCATTTCCGGAAATCAGAGTGAGTTCCCCAAAGGTATTGTCATAGATTTGACCATTCAGGGAGGTCAGTGTAATTGTCCCTCCAGGGCTGTGCAAACTGGCAATCCCCAGGTTGTTTTCAGAATAGACATCCAGCGTTCCCCCCTGAGCAGTCACCACACTACCCAGACTTTGTGTAAAGTTTCCTCCACCTGAATTATCGAAGTCAGCAGTCAGCGTTACCGCTGCAGCACTCGTGGTATCGAGAGAGGAAATCGGGGAGAAGAGCAAATGATTATCAGCCAGCAGGTCAACAGCACCGCCATTGGTACGGATAATCTGATTCACATTGATATTATCGCTTCCGTTTACAGTAATTGATGAAGCGGCACCAGTGGCTTCAACTTTCTGATTAATAAACAGTATGCCACCTATGGCCAGGTTGATATTACCACCGGCCGTGATCCCGGCCAGTCCGTCTACGGTCCCCACTGTGGCAGCAGAGGGTTCCTGCAGGTAGATATCACCGGCGGTCGTGTCGGCAGACATCGTATTGATCGCCAGGTCAATGTCCCCTGCCCCCGCAGAACCGATGCCGGTCGCGGCCCGCAGCGCTGCCGTGTTGGCGGTGATCAGGGATGCTTCGGATCCACTGTTATCGGTAATCGCACCGGCGGAAGTTGTGACCTGCACTTCACCGCTGGTATTCAGATTCGCCAGGGCGATGTTATTGACGGCATCAATATCGATCAGACCGGTACCGCTGCTGGTCACTGTTGATGTATCTGCCAGGGTCACTGCACCAGCTGAATCGATTTCAATTTCGAATGCGGCGGTATTGGAGATAATCGCCAGAGCATTCAGGTTGAAGTTGCCCCCTGTATTCTGAAGCAGCAGGTTTCCACCACTGGCCGTGATATTCTCGGTGACCGTCATGGTGTCGGTCGAGGTGATCGTGGAAGGTGCTCCGACAGTCACGCCGTTGATCCCGCCGGCAAAACCGATATTGAGGGTACCAGTATTATCCAGCTCCAGCCCCGCACCGATGTTGGCTTCCAAAGCTCCCAGATCGGTTTCCAGAGCATCGCCTACACCGGCTCCCGTGCCTGCGGTCAGGGTCGCGTTGTTCGCGGTAATGTTGTTACCTGCGTTCGCATCACTGATCGCACCAGCGGTCGCGGTGACGGTCACATCGCCGGAGGTCGTGATCTGTCCCAGTTGGATATTGTTGCTGGCAGTCAGATCGATATCACTGGCACCGGCATCAATCGAGCCAGCTGGAGCAAAGGTAATATTAGCGAATGTCGAATCAATATCCACGCTACCCGTAGTGGTAAACGCGCCATTCACGAAGACCTGACCGGCAGTCAGATCCAACACACCCGCTCCGATGTCCACCGTTCCGGTGTTGATGACATCATCATTACCCGCATTGACCGTCAGATTGGCTGTGAAAGTCGAATCCAGGGGGTCGATATTGATGGCATCAGAGCCACTGCCGCCGGCGACTTCGGTGTTGATCGTCAATGTGCCTGTCGGATGCGTGAAGACAACCGATTCGCCCAGAGTGGAAGCGATCTGTGATTCGCCATCGCCCACATCCCCGTCATCAGACAGCGTGATGGTTTCGGCGGCACCGGTGTAGCTGAAGATACGATCTGTTGCGGTGATCGTGTCTAAAATCGGTTCCAGGCCGGTGTAGGTAATCGTGGCGGTCCCTTCACCATCGTAGAATATCGAACCGTCATTGGCGTTATCGAAGCGGTGTTCGACTGTTGCAGCGGTACCACCCAGAATCAACAGTGTGTCGCCGAGCGTTTCGCCGCCGGTTCCGCCGTTAAAGTTGATTCCATTCACCGGATCAAACAGCCCACCAGCTGGATTATTGATGATCAGTGTGTCATCGCCGTTCAGACCGTTGAAGGTGAAATCTGTGTTGGCATTGAAATTGATGACCGGCCCGCCGTTGATCTGGTACGTTCCCGAGTTGGCAGTCAGAGCGTTAATCTCCAGCGTATCATCGCCGACGGTACCATCAACGACAATGCTGCCGCCGAAGGTCAGGCCTTCGATTTCATCAAAGGTCACATCCTGAAATCCACCGGTTGCGGAGATTGTCCCGCCATCCAGACCGGCTGGTGTGAAGGTGGAAGATTCGCCCGGAGGGGTCAGGTAAGTCAGTGTGTCCCCAGGTGAAGCGGGAGCGGTTGGATTACCGCCGACAATGTCAATCGTCGTCAGTACATTGGGATTAACAGTGATGTCAT is a window from the Gimesia benthica genome containing:
- a CDS encoding calcium-binding protein codes for the protein MYEDITASGGNLQLESTSLEFLQSSGSTISNTTYAVEIDSASHFTAYGTVQTTSGAISLRADNNIYLYGASVVQTTSGTSTATITLAADYDNNGSGAITQVLGSLVDAQDGTLNVTAYTNINIADLRGATVMVDSDAGGIYDNTAAEAALITADKLALRAASGIGVAGAGDLDLAINTVAADTTTGDVYLDTLQTTVGSVNGLDGITAGGNINLDIGGTLFLNEDIEATGAGSSIVVHSDINTLISGLVQTNGGSIDLLADNFLYLYATSLVNTTSSAAVTLAADFNGVGGGDFTQYDGSLVNAHGGLIDVSATGNAKIADLQSAGGTVSVDSAAGAILDITAAEDPLITAANAYLEAGTEVAGIETAVTTLAGRAQNGVFNIINTGTLTIGTVSIYPAGVDATSTTPADGRVTIITSDSLQVSNNVSGSGAVLLQTGDSVAAGEDIIVDAGVSVSSVSSGVSFFAGDNFTINLNASVSAPNSSITISVDHGNGDPGVGGIANLNGGLMAAPFGIVVYGDSDGDQAIIDSNGGPLNNGGIVDYILSDFSFDGNGGADELIIDDSGDTTGDAINIVSTLPGNGTVGGAGPVGLSFQDLEDLTIYTGTDSDDITVNPNVLTTIDIVGGNPTAPASPGDTLTYLTPPGESSTFTPAGLDGGTISATGGFQDVTFDEIEGLTFGGSIVVDGTVGDDTLEINALTANSGTYQINGGPVINFNANTDFTFNGLNGDDTLIINNPAGGLFDPVNGINFNGGTGGETLGDTLLILGGTAATVEHRFDNANDGSIFYDGEGTATITYTGLEPILDTITATDRIFSYTGAAETITLSDDGDVGDGESQIASTLGESVVFTHPTGTLTINTEVAGGSGSDAINIDPLDSTFTANLTVNAGNDDVINTGTVDIGAGVLDLTAGQVFVNGAFTTTGSVDIDSTFANITFAPAGSIDAGASDIDLTASNNIQLGQITTSGDVTVTATAGAISDANAGNNITANNATLTAGTGAGVGDALETDLGALEANIGAGLELDNTGTLNIGFAGGINGVTVGAPSTITSTDTMTVTENITASGGNLLLQNTGGNFNLNALAIISNTAAFEIEIDSAGAVTLADTSTVTSSGTGLIDIDAVNNIALANLNTSGEVQVTTSAGAITDNSGSEASLITANTAALRAATGIGSAGAGDIDLAINTMSADTTAGDIYLQEPSAATVGTVDGLAGITAGGNINLAIGGILFINQKVEATGAASSITVNGSDNINVNQIIRTNGGAVDLLADNHLLFSPISSLDTTSAAAVTLTADFDNSGGGNFTQSLGSVVTAQGGTLDVYSENNLGIASLHSPGGTITLTSLNGQIYDNTFGELTLISGNELALRAAGDIGDPANALLDLDLAVSRLSALTTGGDVFISNTGALEIGTVDGLSGVNAPTGLIRISAASPLTVASNVSGSGTVTLTAGDSALAGDDLTINAGVTVESSGADVVLTAGDDFTMDATSQINAATTIGIFVDPSVGDPDAVGGTVDLVGGISAPGGTTVTGGDDDDTFNILPSSTSTITVVGGDPTLPAVPGDTLNIDLSGVTDPALVLGGAPGSGTFNFLAPDTELPVSYSSIEDVNTLAGAYHLVLDMLFSGFEDASDDTIDVGLDAGGTNLLIDINGSNFFTGADADILSFTVLGSDDDDTLNINETAGGLPFFATAAPMGIPGSNGAHLNLAAETFLEGEFPPTDYDVNDITIHYDGKNGADAINVNFITDHNAGYFSDVIDGLGSGNIGAAAVGDTDIDLGLSFANIEGVGLSGSGTGGGLRVDASSTPDTTGININDAGGAGDGVSQITGNGGFTALLFEDFTDLQVISGTGAELIDLIALDSATTLTNVELDADDVFAADDVSNDTIRIRSTPAGVTSVSLLGGLGDDLFQIFDAGSTVDNIFAALDVDGEGGNDTLNIVDSGDVTGDTFEVTSTTVDGISSSAGTDVTYANIDDLNITGTDGDDTINVNLGLQEDLDTVTINGAGGDDDFNLQNSTPSLVNTVLNGQAGNDEFFFDSNYVLRGFINGGGDIDTIDYTTYSNAVHVQLAGLGSLDGFQGYELNGSILGTGGGGTGFDNINDLVGSANSDTLEGPNLNNYWGITANDEGFIIAERNNLASGRPTLPGDAIATPPEERLDFTDFQNLIGGTQDDRFDLSDGAGLTGTLDGDAGNDSLDYRDYTTGVTVDLFAGTATNINGGLVAGTGGGDDDNSIENVFGGDGNDNITGDNDHNILGDGLGSDNLDGGGYLVGSGNGGNDVFLMEPGAGGSADVITDIHGNDTVDFRFASAGIVFDVDIINTPQDVFGGTRSSSVSCSPNSRTRTPASWKTWLAVNSTTTSSSIHSPRTATSRSTDLRSCVQPTDGVALTSWTSTPRDRP